A genomic region of Homalodisca vitripennis isolate AUS2020 chromosome 5, UT_GWSS_2.1, whole genome shotgun sequence contains the following coding sequences:
- the LOC124361946 gene encoding uncharacterized protein LOC124361946 isoform X1 encodes MSDLQQQTDDVPGNCESRLSLEDAGDDSVTDENVTEYCPEHSPLLASGNKDRNDDLGCCWWKIIRNCLCPWTVPRKNSQPTETSSVSEVKDESGDDNLSVNSCVPCMYSYGIPEPPVYIPPAQPEVPNPEIPPQMPPQGW; translated from the exons ATGTCGGATCTTCAACAACAAACAGATGATGTACCAGGAAATTGTGAGAGCAGACTTTCGCTGGAGGATGCTGGAGATGACAGCGTCACAg atGAGAATGTAACAGAATATTGTCCAGAACATTCGCCTCTACTTGCTTCTGGTAACAAAGATCGGAATGACGACTTGGGGTGTTGCTGGTGGAAAATCATAAGGAACTGTTTGTGTCCATGGACCGTACCTCGTAAAAACTCACAGCCCACTGAGACCTCCAGCGTTTCAGAGGTAAAAGATGAAAGCGGCGATGACAATCTGAGTGTCAACTCGTGCGTCCCTTGTATGTATTCGTATGGGATACCTGAGCCACCAGTGTACATCCCTCCGGCACAACCCGAGGTGCCAAATCCAGAGATACCTCCCCAAATGCCGCCCCAGGGGTG
- the LOC124361946 gene encoding uncharacterized protein LOC124361946 isoform X2, with protein sequence MSDLQQQTDDVPGNCESRLSLEDAGDDSVTDENVTEYCPEHSPLLASGNKDRNDDLGCCWWKIIRNCLCPWTVPRKNSQPTETSSVSEVKDESGDDNLSVNSCVPCMYSYGIPEPPVYIPPAQPEVPNPEIPPQMPPQG encoded by the exons ATGTCGGATCTTCAACAACAAACAGATGATGTACCAGGAAATTGTGAGAGCAGACTTTCGCTGGAGGATGCTGGAGATGACAGCGTCACAg atGAGAATGTAACAGAATATTGTCCAGAACATTCGCCTCTACTTGCTTCTGGTAACAAAGATCGGAATGACGACTTGGGGTGTTGCTGGTGGAAAATCATAAGGAACTGTTTGTGTCCATGGACCGTACCTCGTAAAAACTCACAGCCCACTGAGACCTCCAGCGTTTCAGAGGTAAAAGATGAAAGCGGCGATGACAATCTGAGTGTCAACTCGTGCGTCCCTTGTATGTATTCGTATGGGATACCTGAGCCACCAGTGTACATCCCTCCGGCACAACCCGAGGTGCCAAATCCAGAGATACCTCCCCAAATGCCGCCCCAGGGGTG